In Candidatus Cohnella colombiensis, one DNA window encodes the following:
- a CDS encoding Cof-type HAD-IIB family hydrolase codes for MSDKEWGIGLAYHMGKYKLLALDLDGTLLNDRSEISESNALWVQRALDAGIVVCVSTGRGFLSALPFAEQIGKDTPMLTVNGGEVWRKPHQLHRRTLLAAEKVMKLHALAEQHKTWYWAYTVEDIYNNERWPADTIGRNWLKFGFHIEDSEKINTILEEIRTWEGLELSNSSIYNIEVNGAGVSKATGLEELCRLYGFNMSEVVAIGDSLNDIAAIRAAGLGIAMGNAQDEVKAAANVITEHHQQDGVAYAIEHYVLKSN; via the coding sequence ATGAGCGATAAGGAGTGGGGCATAGGTTTGGCATATCACATGGGGAAATATAAGCTTCTAGCGCTTGATTTGGATGGAACGTTGCTGAATGACCGCAGTGAAATTAGCGAAAGCAATGCGTTATGGGTACAGCGTGCGCTGGATGCGGGCATTGTCGTTTGCGTATCGACGGGCAGAGGATTTCTGAGTGCGCTTCCGTTCGCGGAACAGATCGGGAAAGATACACCGATGCTTACGGTTAACGGAGGTGAGGTTTGGCGTAAGCCACATCAACTTCATCGTCGGACTCTACTTGCTGCGGAAAAGGTTATGAAGCTACATGCGCTTGCCGAGCAGCATAAGACATGGTATTGGGCCTATACAGTTGAAGATATATATAATAATGAACGCTGGCCGGCGGACACAATTGGACGTAACTGGCTGAAATTCGGCTTTCATATCGAGGATTCGGAGAAGATCAACACCATTTTAGAGGAGATCCGAACGTGGGAAGGTCTGGAGCTAAGCAATTCATCCATTTATAATATTGAGGTAAATGGAGCTGGTGTATCCAAAGCGACAGGTTTGGAAGAATTGTGCCGGCTCTATGGCTTTAATATGTCAGAGGTTGTCGCAATCGGTGATAGCCTGAACGATATTGCAGCGATTCGAGCGGCAGGGTTGGGCATTGCAATGGGCAATGCACAGGATGAAGTGAAGGCGGCGGCAAATGTCATCACTGAGCATCATCAACAAGATGGCGTAGCGTATGCGATCGAGCACTATGTTCTAAAATCTAACTAA
- a CDS encoding polysaccharide biosynthesis protein — translation MKKDSLLKSTVILAVAALVARALGIFQKVPMDYMLDNVGNGYFNSANTLYLLLLMVATAGIPSAISKMVSERYALGKIDEAQQVYRAALLFGAIAGVVMTVCMIGLAPVIANHILGEPDAAAALQAIAPSLLLFPLIAMIRGYFQGRQFMTAGGISQIVEQFARVIAAIAIAYAIYAANPLNSKGIASGAVLGSVFGSIAAFAVMVYYARKLKASDRRSPKIAADPSRKLRLRTIYRELFNLSIPIVMTSITVQMLYTLDMYMVKPLTKGYFDPELINHWWAVLGMNAQSIAGIPVILAIALCTSIIPIISSAHATGDRKRVGEQASLAVRIALYSGMPIVLLLGVGAYSVNGFLFQSAEGSAIVAMLTLSTIFQIGMMVTNSILLGMGQPKKATMHAITGILLKVILSFTLAPFFGVYGLLAATAICFIWALSFNILSLRKRTTLNVIGKRWTGFLLTSGIVAAVIGFLEWAILGLIGEALPAKLGFLISCIVMGGVLAVVYPALLVLLRVVTAEEIAIYPRPVRRLLSPFLKLRGTRMTNR, via the coding sequence TTGAAAAAAGATTCTTTACTTAAAAGCACAGTAATTTTAGCGGTTGCGGCTCTCGTCGCACGCGCGCTTGGTATTTTTCAAAAAGTACCGATGGATTACATGCTCGACAATGTCGGTAATGGTTATTTCAACTCCGCTAATACGCTGTATCTACTGTTGCTAATGGTTGCTACAGCAGGTATCCCCAGTGCGATCAGCAAGATGGTTTCAGAGCGATACGCACTTGGGAAAATTGACGAAGCGCAGCAGGTTTATCGCGCCGCGTTGTTATTTGGTGCTATTGCGGGCGTTGTAATGACGGTATGTATGATCGGTTTAGCACCAGTCATTGCAAATCATATTTTAGGTGAACCAGATGCGGCTGCAGCGCTTCAAGCGATTGCTCCGTCACTGCTGTTGTTCCCGTTGATTGCAATGATTCGCGGCTACTTCCAAGGGCGTCAGTTTATGACAGCAGGCGGTATTTCACAAATTGTGGAACAATTCGCTCGTGTCATCGCTGCAATTGCAATTGCCTATGCGATCTATGCAGCGAATCCGCTCAATTCGAAAGGGATCGCTTCTGGTGCTGTGCTAGGTAGCGTATTTGGCAGCATCGCGGCATTCGCTGTGATGGTCTATTATGCGCGCAAGCTTAAAGCCAGTGATCGTCGATCTCCGAAAATTGCTGCCGATCCTTCGCGGAAGCTCAGATTGAGAACAATCTATCGCGAGCTATTCAATCTATCCATTCCAATCGTAATGACTTCGATTACGGTACAGATGCTGTATACGCTAGATATGTACATGGTTAAGCCACTGACGAAAGGGTACTTTGATCCAGAGCTTATTAATCATTGGTGGGCTGTATTGGGAATGAACGCGCAATCGATCGCGGGAATCCCAGTCATCCTGGCAATCGCACTATGTACCTCAATCATACCTATTATCTCCTCTGCACACGCGACAGGTGATCGCAAGCGAGTCGGTGAGCAAGCGTCGTTAGCGGTCCGGATCGCACTTTATAGTGGGATGCCTATTGTTTTGTTACTCGGCGTTGGTGCATATAGCGTCAATGGCTTCCTCTTCCAAAGTGCTGAGGGTAGCGCGATCGTTGCGATGCTGACTTTGAGTACGATTTTCCAAATTGGGATGATGGTTACGAATTCGATTTTACTTGGGATGGGACAGCCTAAGAAGGCGACAATGCATGCGATCACAGGTATTTTGCTAAAGGTAATTCTTAGCTTTACGCTCGCTCCATTTTTTGGGGTCTATGGTTTGCTAGCGGCGACAGCTATCTGTTTCATTTGGGCACTATCCTTCAACATCCTAAGCCTCAGAAAGAGAACGACGCTAAACGTAATTGGAAAGCGCTGGACCGGATTCCTGTTGACTTCTGGAATTGTAGCTGCAGTGATCGGTTTCCTCGAATGGGCAATACTCGGATTGATTGGCGAAGCGTTGCCAGCGAAATTGGGCTTCCTCATCTCCTGTATCGTTATGGGCGGCGTGCTGGCAGTGGTTTACCCCGCTTTGCTTGTACTGCTTCGTGTCGTAACTGCTGAGGAAATTGCGATCTATCCAAGGCCCGTTCGTCGGTTGCTGTCACCCTTTTTGAAGCTGCGTGGAACTCGAATGACAAATAGATAA
- a CDS encoding metal ABC transporter permease — protein MSAIWIMLTGSLVATCCAILGCFLILRKMALIGDAISHSVLPGIVIAFLISGSRDSFFMLLGAALIGFITVFLIQLFHQGGVQSDASIGVVFTSMFAAGVLLISLNAQQVDLDLDCVLYGEIAYVQWNPLILGGIELGPKAVWLLGITLFLIVAIIGLFYKQMKICAFDPALAVALGIPVALFHYTLMGLVSMATVSSFESVGAILVVGLLIIPPATAYLLTERLSVMIVISVVIGVFCSIAGYFTAAMLDASIAGCMVCVAGLLFVLAFLFSPSHGIVIRWTKRTLAIRG, from the coding sequence ATGAGTGCGATTTGGATTATGCTGACCGGCTCTTTAGTCGCTACTTGTTGCGCCATTCTGGGCTGTTTTTTAATTTTACGTAAAATGGCGTTGATCGGAGACGCGATAAGCCATTCTGTATTACCGGGCATCGTCATTGCATTCCTCATTAGCGGCTCCCGTGATTCGTTTTTTATGCTTCTTGGAGCAGCCTTAATCGGATTTATTACTGTTTTTCTCATCCAATTGTTTCATCAAGGCGGTGTGCAGAGTGATGCTTCCATCGGTGTCGTATTTACCTCGATGTTCGCTGCAGGTGTGCTGCTTATAAGCTTGAATGCACAGCAAGTGGATCTCGATTTGGATTGCGTACTGTATGGTGAGATCGCCTATGTACAGTGGAATCCGCTTATTTTGGGAGGTATCGAGCTGGGCCCGAAAGCTGTTTGGTTGCTGGGGATCACCTTGTTCCTTATTGTGGCAATCATCGGATTGTTCTATAAACAGATGAAAATCTGTGCGTTTGATCCAGCGTTGGCAGTGGCGCTCGGCATTCCTGTTGCCTTGTTTCATTATACGCTGATGGGTCTCGTGTCGATGGCGACCGTAAGCTCCTTTGAAAGTGTAGGTGCCATACTTGTTGTTGGTTTACTAATTATCCCGCCAGCTACCGCATACTTATTAACGGAACGCTTAAGTGTCATGATTGTAATTAGCGTTGTTATCGGTGTGTTCTGTTCCATTGCAGGGTACTTTACGGCTGCGATGTTAGATGCTTCGATCGCAGGTTGTATGGTATGTGTTGCAGGCTTGCTGTTTGTGCTTGCTTTCTTATTCTCGCCGTCTCATGGAATTGTAATTCGCTGGACGAAGCGCACTCTAGCGATTCGCGGATGA